A single window of Desulfuromonas sp. TF DNA harbors:
- the rpsQ gene encoding 30S ribosomal protein S17: MTTERGKRKTLVGVVVSDKMDKTVVVKVDHLVKHPVYKKYIKRRERYKAHDEQNTCAAGDKVLIVETRPLSRD, encoded by the coding sequence ATGACGACTGAGCGTGGAAAAAGGAAAACCCTGGTCGGGGTTGTGGTCAGTGACAAGATGGACAAGACCGTCGTGGTCAAGGTCGATCACCTGGTCAAGCATCCCGTCTACAAAAAATACATCAAGCGCCGCGAGCGGTACAAGGCGCATGACGAGCAGAACACCTGCGCCGCCGGCGACAAGGTTCTCATCGTGGAGACCAGACCGCTGTCCCGTGAC
- the rplN gene encoding 50S ribosomal protein L14 has translation MIQMQTMLDVADNSGARKLCCIKVLGGSKRKYAGLGDIIICSVKEAMPNSKVKKGDVVRAVIVRTAKEVPRPDGTYIRFDKNSAVVVTAAGEPVGTRIFGPVARELRARRFMKIVSLAPEVL, from the coding sequence ATGATTCAGATGCAGACGATGCTTGATGTCGCAGACAACTCCGGAGCCCGGAAACTCTGCTGTATCAAGGTGCTCGGTGGCTCCAAGCGAAAGTACGCCGGCCTTGGTGACATCATCATCTGCTCCGTCAAGGAGGCCATGCCCAATTCCAAGGTGAAGAAGGGCGATGTGGTGCGCGCCGTTATCGTCAGAACGGCCAAGGAGGTGCCCCGCCCCGACGGAACGTACATCCGTTTCGACAAAAACTCCGCCGTGGTGGTCACCGCCGCCGGGGAGCCTGTCGGGACCCGGATCTTCGGACCTGTCGCCCGCGAACTTCGCGCTCGCCGTTTCATGAAGATCGTGTCGCTGGCGCCCGAGGTCCTTTAA
- the rplX gene encoding 50S ribosomal protein L24, with protein sequence MAAKKLHVKKNDVVMVIAGKAKGKSGKVTKVFPEKGRIVVENLNVVKRHSRPTRANSEGGIIEKEAPLAASNVLLLCGSCNKPTRTGVRTLEDGSKARFCKKCNEILDK encoded by the coding sequence ATGGCGGCAAAAAAACTTCATGTCAAAAAAAATGACGTGGTGATGGTTATAGCCGGCAAGGCAAAGGGCAAGTCGGGGAAGGTCACCAAGGTTTTTCCTGAAAAGGGACGGATTGTGGTCGAGAACCTCAATGTGGTGAAGCGACATTCCCGGCCTACCCGCGCCAACTCGGAAGGAGGCATCATTGAGAAGGAGGCCCCCCTGGCCGCCTCCAATGTCCTGCTGCTGTGCGGCTCCTGCAACAAGCCGACCCGTACCGGAGTCCGGACGCTGGAGGACGGCAGCAAGGCCCGCTTCTGCAAGAAATGCAACGAGATCCTGGACAAATAA
- the rplE gene encoding 50S ribosomal protein L5 gives MARLKETYRAELAPQLMKDLQLKNVMEVPRVEKVTINMGLGEAIQNIKVLESAVEELGKITGQKAVITKAKNSIASFKLREGMPIGCMVTLRRNRAYEFLDRLINVALPRVRDFKGISPKAFDGRGNYTLGIREQLIFPEIDLDKIDKVKGLNVTIVTSARTDEEGRALLAALGMPFRK, from the coding sequence ATGGCCAGACTTAAAGAAACATACCGGGCCGAGTTGGCTCCCCAACTCATGAAGGACCTGCAGCTTAAAAACGTGATGGAGGTTCCCCGGGTGGAGAAGGTCACCATCAATATGGGCCTCGGGGAGGCCATTCAGAATATCAAGGTGCTGGAATCGGCCGTGGAGGAGCTTGGGAAAATAACCGGTCAGAAGGCCGTGATTACCAAGGCGAAGAATTCCATCGCGAGCTTCAAACTCAGAGAAGGCATGCCCATTGGTTGCATGGTCACCCTGCGCCGGAACCGTGCCTATGAGTTTCTGGACCGTCTGATCAATGTCGCTCTTCCCCGCGTGCGTGACTTCAAGGGGATCTCGCCGAAGGCTTTCGACGGCCGCGGCAATTACACCCTGGGGATCCGGGAGCAGCTCATTTTTCCGGAAATCGATCTCGACAAGATCGACAAGGTCAAGGGACTGAATGTGACGATCGTCACCTCGGCCAGGACCGATGAAGAAGGGCGCGCCCTTTTGGCTGCACTCGGAATGCCGTTCAGAAAATAG
- a CDS encoding type Z 30S ribosomal protein S14 yields the protein MAKKSMMIKATRPMKFGVREYNRCPLCGRPRAYYRKFNMCRICLRKLASEGKLPGVIKSSW from the coding sequence GTGGCAAAGAAATCTATGATGATCAAGGCGACGCGTCCGATGAAGTTCGGAGTCAGGGAGTACAATCGCTGTCCCCTCTGTGGTCGTCCCCGTGCCTACTACCGTAAGTTTAACATGTGTCGGATCTGCCTGCGCAAACTTGCGTCGGAAGGAAAACTTCCCGGCGTGATTAAGTCAAGCTGGTAA
- the rpsH gene encoding 30S ribosomal protein S8, producing MAMTDPIADMLTRIRNAGLAKHQKLDIPSSNLKVALATVLKDLGYIKNFKTVSDDKQGVLRIYLKFDNDNQHVIHEIKRVSTPGRRIYVGKDEIPMVKNGLGCAILSTSKGLLPDAAAREAQLGGEVLCTLW from the coding sequence ATGGCAATGACTGATCCTATCGCGGACATGCTGACTCGCATCCGCAATGCGGGGCTGGCGAAGCACCAGAAGCTGGACATCCCGTCGTCCAACCTCAAAGTGGCACTGGCCACGGTGCTGAAGGATCTCGGCTATATCAAGAATTTCAAGACCGTTAGCGACGATAAGCAGGGCGTGCTGCGGATCTATCTTAAATTCGATAATGATAACCAGCACGTGATCCACGAAATCAAGCGGGTGTCGACTCCCGGACGGCGCATCTATGTAGGCAAGGATGAAATACCCATGGTCAAGAACGGCCTTGGGTGTGCTATCCTCTCGACCTCGAAGGGGCTTTTGCCCGATGCGGCAGCCCGTGAGGCGCAGTTGGGCGGAGAAGTTCTCTGCACCCTATGGTAA
- the rplF gene encoding 50S ribosomal protein L6: MSRIGKKPIAIPSGVKVALTGTTISVQGPKGNLSRVLTDQVNIAVEADKVLVQPMGNGTGTALQGLTRTLVANMVEGVTKGFERVLEINGVGYRAELKGEVLNLALGYSHPVEYPLPKGISAEVEKQTKITVKGIDKELVGATAAKIRSFREPEPYKGKGIKFAGERIVRKAGKTGKK; this comes from the coding sequence ATGTCAAGAATCGGGAAAAAGCCCATTGCGATCCCCTCCGGGGTCAAAGTGGCCCTGACTGGAACGACCATCAGCGTGCAGGGACCCAAAGGGAATTTAAGCCGGGTGCTGACCGACCAGGTCAATATCGCCGTCGAGGCTGATAAGGTGCTCGTTCAGCCAATGGGCAACGGCACCGGTACAGCTCTGCAAGGATTAACCCGCACTCTCGTGGCCAACATGGTGGAAGGCGTCACCAAGGGATTTGAGAGGGTGCTGGAGATCAACGGTGTCGGTTACCGTGCTGAGCTCAAAGGTGAAGTTCTGAACCTTGCCCTGGGCTATTCGCATCCGGTTGAGTATCCTCTGCCCAAGGGGATCAGTGCCGAGGTGGAGAAGCAGACCAAGATCACCGTCAAGGGGATCGATAAGGAACTCGTTGGAGCCACTGCGGCCAAGATCCGCTCCTTCCGCGAGCCTGAGCCCTACAAAGGCAAAGGGATCAAGTTTGCTGGTGAACGGATTGTCCGCAAGGCGGGCAAAACCGGTAAGAAATAA
- the rplR gene encoding 50S ribosomal protein L18: MSVAKARREARVKRQVRVRRKVRGSGECPRLCVFRSAKHIYAQIIEDGTGRTLVATSTIAKEVAEGQKYTGNVDAAKAVGAAIAKKALEQNIKQVVFDRNGFLYHGRVKALADAAREAGLAF, from the coding sequence GTGAGTGTCGCAAAAGCTAGGCGTGAGGCGCGCGTAAAGCGGCAGGTGCGGGTTCGGCGCAAGGTGCGCGGGTCCGGTGAATGCCCCCGGCTCTGTGTTTTCCGCAGCGCCAAACACATATATGCCCAGATTATAGAGGATGGCACCGGCAGGACTCTTGTCGCCACCTCGACCATCGCCAAAGAAGTGGCTGAAGGACAGAAGTATACTGGCAATGTGGATGCCGCCAAGGCGGTCGGGGCTGCTATCGCAAAAAAAGCCCTGGAACAGAACATCAAGCAGGTGGTCTTTGACCGCAACGGTTTCCTGTATCACGGCCGCGTGAAGGCTCTTGCCGACGCTGCCCGTGAAGCCGGCCTTGCTTTTTAG